The Rhododendron vialii isolate Sample 1 chromosome 8a, ASM3025357v1 genome has a window encoding:
- the LOC131336540 gene encoding uncharacterized protein LOC131336540 has protein sequence MRKTNDGFVLSYILLLVSTSIFSHKPVAFGSPVQEQRFHRPDPLRHFKFYKGGYDIRNKHYWASAAFTGVHGYAIGGVWMLCGLMFGSYLVFAKSFNGSSSSPTVAQNSNSLYIIVFFLVLLFSFLAIVTTGLVIAANQSSLQRTKKLEETVLGAGGEARKTILKVTDAMNEMQKLLLPYDPKTCSLLNSTSYQLGRESRLIRNFGRKYEHSISKAIQISYVANLAIVSVNLGFLAAAVVLLFFHWQPGFVIIILLCWILTTLCWVLTGFDFFFHTFARDTCSALANYEQNPQNNSLSSVLPCSNSTNSDKALVDIGYTVHNSIKELNSKITQFSDLIRLEEVQDDSSFGVKKICDPFSGAPNFSYAPENCSKDSIPIGALPGVLSRFTCYEDNNKTNCESNGRFIPEASYLMVGAYSSALQDLINIFPDLQNLIQCSFVEETFSNVVLHQCKPLRAATRRLWLSVLCLSIIMVVLVLLWAAKAYQDRERSFSGCSIIPNPTV, from the exons ATGCGAAAAACCAATGATGGGTTTGTTCTTTCTTACATCCTCCTCTTGGTTTCTAcgtctattttctctcataaacctGTCGCCTTTGGGTCCCCTGTTCAAGAACAGAGATTTCATAGGCCCGATCCTCTGCGCCACTTCAAATTTTACAAAGGCGGTTACGATATTAGGAACAAGCATTACTGGGCT TCAGCAGCATTTACAGGGGTCCATGGATACGCAATTGGCGGAGTGTGGATGCTCTGTGGGCTGATGTTTGGAAGTTACTTGGTCTTTGCTAAGAGTTTCAATGGCAGTAGTTCTTCCCCCACAGTGgcacaaaattcaaattctttGTACATCATAGTCTTCTTTCTGGttcttctgttttctttcttgGCCAT AGTCACAACCGGTTTGGTCATAGCAGCAAACCAGAGCTCCTTACAAAGAACCAAAAAGCTAGAAGAAACTGTTCTTGGAGCTGGTGGCGAAGCTCGTAAAACCATCCTAAAAGTAACAGATGCCATGAATGAGATGCAAAAGCTTTTACTTCCGTACGATCCCAAAACCTGTAGCCTCTTGAATTCGACAAGCTATCAGCTTGGAAGGGAATCGCGGCTGATTCGAAATTTCGGCAGAAAATATGAGCATTCTATCAGCAAAGCAATTCAAATTTC GTACGTTGCGAATCTTGCAATTGTTTCCGTTAACTTGGGATTCTTGGCTGCTGCAGTAG TTCTGCTCTTCTTCCATTGGCAACCTGGATTTGTAAT TATAATTCTTCTCTGCTGGATCCTTACTACGCTATGTTGGGTTCTGACTGGCTTCGATTTCTTCTTTCACAC TTTTGCAAGAGACACTTGTTCAGCCCTTGCGaattacgaacaaaaccctcaGAACAATAGTCTCAGCTCAGTACTTCCCTGTTCAAATTCCACAAATTCAGACAAAGCACTGGTGGATATTGGTTATACGGTTCATAACTCCATAAAAGAG TTGAATTCAAAAATAACCCAGTTTAGTGATTTAATTCGGTTAGAAGAAGTACAAGATGATAGTTCTTTTGGAGTTAAGAAGATTTGTGACCCTTTCTCAGGTGCGCCCAATTTCAGCTATGCACCTGAAAATTGCTCAAAGGATTCCATTCCGATCGGTGCCCTGCCTGGT GTCCTTTCGAGATTCACTTGTTACGAagacaacaacaaaacaaactgTGAAAGCAATGGGAGATTCATCCCAGAGGCCTCATATCTCATGGTTGGGGCATACAGCAGTGCACTTCAGGACTTGATAAACATATTCCCAGATTTACAGAACTTGATTCAGTGCTCCTTTGTGGAGGAAACGTTCTCGAATGTTGTTTTGCATCAATGCAAACCACTTAGAGCCGCGACTCGGAGGCTATGGCTATCTGTGCTGTGTCTTTCCATTATTATGGTGGTTTTGGTGTTACTTTGGGCAGCAAAAGCTTATCAAGATAGGGAAAGATCCTTCTCTGGTTGTTCCATCATCCCCAATCCCACTGTTTAA